The DNA region TGTCGTTTATTTGTGTCCAATAACTAACCATGAATACCCCACAAACGGAAAACCCACAGAACTATGATACCTTTTGGATCCGGCAATTATAGTTTTTACTCTCTTCCATCCTAACATCATTGCCAAAAACAAGGATTACACTAATAGACTGTTTCgttattggtattaaatggtgggaatgaggatgaaaatgtaACCTAACAATACTACTTGAAAAGGTTTATAATCATGCTTGTTTTCACAATATTCATTCCCGTCTATTAATGCTTGAAAATGTGGTAACGAGGCATcagaaaataatgaaaaataatggaGAAAAAACACGTTTGAGAACTTCTTTACCATGGAATTTGGAAATAACGTATCACATTgtacaaaaatttaaacttaaattCATTTCCATTATCATAATTTAACACCAATAACCAAACAACCCGTGAGTTTTACGATATCATCAAACCAATCAGAATGCGCAGCAAACTTGACAAGAATAACAGTCAACTAAGCAGCAGAATTGCCCACATGACCACATATGTCATCCAATATCCCAAAGCAGAACCACTTTAGACGTTGACTAACTTTTGGCATTGTTCAAGTTCTTCACCTGAAGTCATTGCAAAAAGATAAAGGGCCATATATTGGGTAAAATCATTCGTTATTATGCCAAGGTTTGTTCTAGAATTAGTGTTAAGACAGAGAATTCACATACCTAGGCCAATAGCATCAGACCCTTTCATAATCTTTAACCTCTTGCACGTATCAATGAACATCCTGCAAAAGAAAAAAGCATTAGCAACTTAGTCCTCGTGAACAATTTAATCAACTAAAATTTAGATAAAGACTCGTAACTATCAATCTAATATGTAGTTTTGTGTACAAAAAAAGGACACTGTTAATGAACACAAGCACAAGAAATGATTACTTAAATGCTTTAGTCCACATAGCATAAAGCCACGTTACTCCATGAACATGCAAAATAATCAGGTCTTTCAACAGGCAATTGGAAACTGGATGCTTGCAAGACAGGTATATAAATCATTGTCTGCTAAACTTGGATTTGGATGATTCCAAATGTCAAAATGTCAAAATATTACTGCATCTCAAACTGACTGCACAAGAGAACTTCAGTGTTCAGACTGGCGTGGGGCCAACAGTAGTTATATAAAACAATACAACATTACTGAAAAGTGGACAAAGAGATACCAGCACTCTTGCAACTTAATGCGTGCAAAGTGCAAACCTGCTCTATAACTTAATGATTTCTTACCAAATTAACGTAAAGCTCAAACAGCACATATAGAAAGAATGTAAACCTCGAAGGTTGACCGGCAAAAGGATAGTTTAATTACTTAATCATTGTCTCAAAGACTAAGAAGAAAAGATACGTCTTTTGGAAGGTTCATAACATTCAAAGAGAGCCCATGCCACACAAAAATAGAAGTGGAGACTGGAGAAAAGATGTAAGTTTAAGATGATTAAGAGCAACTTTTCTCTAGAAGGTAAGGAATTCAGGTAACAAAGGTAGTAACTTAAAgtgaaaacacttgaaattggAAGCACTGGGGAAAGAAAAAATTGACATGAAGCAGAAAAGGTGAAGGTAAAGGAAGAGCATAGATCTACATGAGTTACTCataagtttattattatttatggaaAAGATCAGATTCAGAAACATGTAAACACATTCTTTATGAAGTTCCCTTATAGGTAAGGTAAGCCACTACATGCAAGATGAATTCTTAGTAGTATACACAAAGCACAATATAGAGTGAAGACACATAGAAACTGAAATTCGATGTACAAAACCATGACCTTCAATTAGGTTCCAGATATGTCATAGTAACATCAGTTGACATGTAATCAAATGAATAAAAGTACAGCCTCACATGTTACGAAGTTGGGTACATTTTGCATACTTCAGTTAAATCAAGGGTTCATGATGCACTTCAACTGATGAGAAAAGATGAATTAATTACATATATGATCAATTTTTCTCAGACTTTACAAAGATCAAACTGATCAGAAATTCCAAAAATCCAGTATGTAGGCATTGAAATTCTTCCTCGGTCTTATAGACCTTGAACATATATAGAGCTTCACTTCTGAAAGCAAAATTtgagtaatcatcaataaaactTACTACATGATTATTATACCCTAAAGAGAAAGTCCCATGAAAATCATTAAGGTCAATATGAACAAGCTCTCTAACACTCGAGGTCCTTTGAATAACACTTTTAAAAGGTGCTCTTGTGATCTTATAGACCTTTGATATTTGCATATAATGTATCCCATCCATGTGAATCACAAGCACGACCAGAAGAATTCAAGACTTGACTCTAGTAACAAATAATATAACTATAAACAAACTTCAACAAACATTTCAGTCCCTAGAACAATTATCAATATTGCAAATATCATTTCACAGCTCATCAATCAGTTTAGATTTAGTGAAGCCACCAGGGGAGGAACGCGAGGGCAAATTTAAAAAGGACAGAACTTACTCCCACGGCACATCTCCAACAAGCATCCAGTCCCCATCTTTGTCCTCATAAGTGAGCACATATTCTGATCCATGCAGTACATCCCTCAATTTTGTCTCACTCATGTTTGATCCGCATTGGCCtgaaaaaattgtaaatcagAATAAACCCCCTTTACATTACTACATGAAGAAACTAGGTGTCCTTACTTAATTAGAACACATATTAATGcacctaggatcaatgattagatTCCCAATTGGTTTGGGGTAAAACAAGATTTGAAAAACTATATTTTGAAATGAGTAATTGCAAGAATCAAACATCAAACTAAACAACACACAACAATTAACAAGGTTCACCAATGCGGGCTATATCCTCTCTAGCCTAAGGTGTTTTCATTGATATATAAACAAGCTTCTTGAAGCTTTTATGGAGAATTACGATGGTTATTCAAAGAGGGATTGGAGAAAGAAGAAGAGAGGGATAAGTGAGGATCATTCTTTGAGAGAGAGAATAATAATCCAAGATTGGCTCTCCTAAACTAGTGTATTATGGTATTTATAACACATACTCACCAATACTTGCAATGACAAAAGACTAAGACAAAGCAACGAACTAAAACGACCCCGAAGACCTGCAGCCGACTCGGCTCATGGGATCAGTCatgaaagccgagtcggctttgcTCTATGCCACAAGATTCTGATTTTTGTCTTCCAGCCGACTCAGCTTTGATTGGGACAAGAGGTACAGCCGACTCGGCTGTCCCTGCTGTTCATATACTCAAgcctttctttttctcttcaaaTGGCCATACCAAAACTTCCCACATGAAGCTATACTCATGCCCATATGATAGCCAAGACTCAAGGCATATACTTAACACTACAAATCTTCAAGAATCAACAAATTGTACTACACATACTAATTGATAAGTGATTGAATTGCACAAGCAACAAAGTAAAAGCTTACCCAGAGTGAAACAACTAAACATCTTCTCAAGGCCAGAGGAAAGTTCTTGATAAGTTGCATAAGTTCGGAGATCAACTTTCCTCAGATACGGAGCACCATTCATACTAACCTTGACAAAAAGCGGGTCTGCTTTCTTTGAACTGGTGGCCAAAGTGTTTTTACGAAACGATCGAATAGGAGGCCAACCAACAACCTGTGCCCTGTCATATAAGCAAAAATTGAATTCAGTCTAGATACCTAAACTAGCAAATCCCAAGCTCACGCTCAGTATAACATAATTTGCTAGATAATTCGGTTTGAATTTGCGATTCGCATAAAATGGCCTAGAAATAGCCCAAAACTTCCTTTCATGGTTCGTGAGAAGCCAAGaaaattagcgaatcatgtagAACTGCCCACACTTACTTAGCAGCGGGAGCGCTGTCGCCACTGCCAGAACGCGGCACTTCCTCCAAACCCTTTGGAGTGGCTTGTGAGATGCCACTCTTCGAAGAGGCTTGTAGGGCCCGAGGGGTTGATGATAGACCTGCATTCATACCATCATTACTTAGAATCTTCACTTGAGCCCCCGGCTTTGGCTCATCGGAATCATGCCCAGAAGACTTGAATGTCCAATTTACTTCAGTATCAGAGAAGCCTCTTTTGCTCCCTAAAACTGCAGCCTTTTGTGCACATGATGAGATCCCATCCTTCAATGGAGTCAAAGGAAACAATGGCTTCTCATCAAGCTTTGAGCCACTCAAAAGGCTAAGATCTGAGTCTCTTTCAGGAGACTGAGACCCGGGAAGTCCGAGTCTCAGTTCAGTAGCCTTAAAGTTTAGGCTATCCTTGTGATCATCAGACAAGCTCACTACATTCGAGCTGTCAACAGATGAACAATCTGACAACCCAAAATAGTTTTGCTCTTTCAGTCCAGATTCTGCACTTGTAGAAGAAGGCACCAATGGATGATCATTGCTTTGCCCTCCCCCCTCAACACCCATTACTGGGGGAGACATCAGTCAACTTCTAGAAACTTTCTCTTATATCAAACTACTGAGATTTTATATCCCAATTGCTCCAATTCcttaaaacctaaaaaaaaaaaaatacaggaTACCATAAAATGGGAAGATGATTCTAAGGATCTAAAGATTCAAACTTTGAacatctcaaataatttttattcaaaaatccTCAATAtacaattattcaaaaaaatttccacaacCCATGAGTAAAAGGCGAATAATTTccggaaaaaaataattaagtattaagttgggTTTCTTTTCAATAACAAAAAACAGTAATTAAATTGAGATTCCCCAAAAAATGGAGTATATTTTAAGGTAAGGGGCAAATCTGAAACAAACCAAAGCACCATCCCTTTACTGAACATTTACAATTTTACATCCCCTTTTCTGAAcaattttcagaaaaaaattGTATCTTTGAAAAAAGTGCAACACATTTATAGGGAATTTTaaactaaaaagtaaaatagaaCACAAACCAAATAATTCACATCTAAAATTaacaatatcaaaaaaaatcacTAAAAGTGATTTCTAACAAAAATTGCACACAAAATAATAAGAACCCATCAAACAAAAAATGtatgaagaaattaaaagaaGCGACTTACTTTAAGAAGAAAAGAGGTGGATTTGCAGAAGTATGAACTGAAGAACAGGTCAGACTAAAGAGGTAATGCAGTAGAGATTAAGGAGATCAACACAGTTTCAGAGAGtgatgaggagagagaaagtgatAGGAGAttggagagagaaagagaaactAAGGCGACTCCATTAAGCAGAaagcaacaaaagcttaagcttgTGTTGTGTAAACTCGGAACaggaaattaaattaaaccTAAATTGTGTATTTTTGTCGCGTTATTTACTATTCCATCCGTCCGTTCTTTTTAAATGTCATATTTGTTTTTTCTCATTTgtcaatattaatttaatcttaatatgtccatgatttaaaattagaaaGAATAGATATTAATACAACCTTTGTTATGATGAATGAAACAAGTTTGAATAGATATGTACATGATTTTAAttcatagattaagaataaattacaaattaagagtgattaattattgtatggtattcaaaaagcaaataggaCGTTTGAATATAATTGGAGTACCATTTTCTATTTTCGATTAcgtcaaattaattatttattttaattggacAAACAAAAATGAATGGACGAAATATCTTTTCCTAATTAAAAGATAAGTTGGTAGTTTTTGTTGCtttttaagctagctgaaaagTTAATTGTTTatgaagatgtttggtaaaGTTGGGTATTTGTTGTTGGcttctttaagaaaaaaaaaagtaagttaataagccaaaaaccaactaaaaaaacTAACTGAAGTAACATCTTATTTTGcttttcagctagcttaaaagccatttacAAAATACTCCCTTCGAATCAATTTAGATGTCTCacttgcttgggcacggttattaaggatggtgtggggtccattaaaaaggataagtagtgaagggtaagtagtgtagagttgggtaagtaaggtatatgagggTATCTTTGTAATTACTTGTGTTAACTAAgtatatttaggtaaaaaaaatagaaatgagacaactaaaaagactttgccaaataaaaaaatgagacaactaaattgattcgAAGAGAGTATTTTTTTGAGCTGTTTGACCACCCAAAAACTAAAAACCAAAATTCAATAagaaaaactaaacaaaaagtcATGAATCAAAACACTCCCTCTATTTCTTTTTGCTACTAGTTCATTGAAACAAGGTAGTAGTATTATTTTCAGTATTCTCTCctctaatttaattttgaaagtGACTAGAGGTGTTTACTGTTTAGTATAAATTGGTTTTTTGGtttgatttcaaattttaaaagctAAACCATACTTATTTTGGTAATGacttggcttttggcttgtgactatttttctctaataaataattcGTCTAAACATCTCTTTATTTATaagccaataaaataaataaagattttcaaatggtaaaaaaaaactattaaaaagtCAATCACCAACAACCACTAATCATTTATTAACAAACGTCCCACCTATCTTTTCTTCTCACTTTCTTACTACCCTAAGTTTATTTTATCGTAATTTTAGAAGAATTAATTTTGTggatgaataaataaaaattaaatttgtcgATAAAATTAGCTCAGATTTGAAgagtaaataaaatgaaaatgagtGAATTAAAGAAATTTGATGATTGAAATGAAATTGTATGTCATTAGTttgatttgaaaagaaaaaaatgaccTAATGAAAAAAATGTACATGAGAACATATTAGAATAAGTCTTCATTCTTGAGCAAATTACATATTCGATGATTGATAAGaatcaaatttaattagtttGAAGAATTATAGGATACAAATCGGAAGAGAAAAGAAATAGTAcctaaataatcaattatatcTTAGAGTTGCATTGAAATGAAACTGACAAAATCATATTTTAAGGTTGATACATTATTATATGAAAGTGTTCACCGTAGAATGCCTCTTAAAATTGGATTAAATAGACCAATTTAGAGTAAGTAGAGaatatttgtgttttaaaagAGAAACTTCAATCAAGTTTTGTTTTGAGTtgcgaaaaaacaaaaactaaaaaaaatcgtGGAAACTAAAATGTTCTAGTTATGGGcaaattttttacaaaaattcttTTATAAGACGGTATCATCGTGAGACGTGtttcatacttgggttaaataacccaatattagaaaattttagcatAATGAATCTTTTATAGACTCATTTCACAATGAGACTAGAATTATTTAGTTTTTGGATATCAAAGTACAATTAATTCCCTAATTCTATATTGAGGTCGTTTTACTGTGAGATGATTTCAATTGGGTAAgccaaaagattttaaaaaaaactgctTTTTATACAAGCATGACTTCAAATTTcagtttttttatgttatttttatttctgcTTGTATGAACTCGTCTTacaatgagatggtctcatataaaatttgctaaaattttGTATACTATGGGCCGAAAACAATCTCATGCCCTCATAGAGTTATAGCCCAATACCTTGTCTTATTCGTTTTTTCGGCATGGTCTGATGTTAAGAGAAGTTACCGAGTGGCCCATTTTCCTTCTATTTCCAACTGGGCTGTATAAGATCTTAGCCCACAATATTAATCCTTTCACAAATTCtaataagaaaatttgaaataaatgagattatttatctacttaattccaaatataagattcgggaaaaatttatgtcccaaaataagcttccgtacgtccaagcctagcctcgggtaagtcgcttttactaacagcgaataaggggaaaaaaaaaattaaaaagttgaaagtcgctgttagtaacagcgactatgaagtttaaaaaaaaaaaaaaaaattccaaatattCTCCTAGGCCAAGACTCACATAACAGCAAGCCCAAAGTCCATTCACTTTAACCTTTAAACAATTATCTAATATCAGATAAACTAACTATaaaaacttgttattgtttgattaatcttccgatgtgggactgTGGGTCGAAAATTTGATACTGGGAGAGGGTCTACCTTGTTGATATTGGCGAACAAACTGTTGTACCAGAAAGTGTAAGTAAGCATGTCAATGCTAGCAGATATCTTATTGCAGGAGGTATTGCTGGTGCCACATCTCGCACTGCTACTGCACCACTGGATCGTTTGAAAGTGGTTTTACAAATTCAGACGAAAGAAGCTCGCATTATGCCCGAAGTAAGGAAAATCTGGAAAGAAGGAAAAATGTTTGCATTTTTTCGTGGCAATGGATTAAATGTCGTGAAGGTTGCACCTGAAAGTGCTATTAGATTTTATACATATGAATTTCTTAAAGGAGTCATAATGGATGCTAGAGGAGGGGAGAAAGCTGATATTGGTGGGATGGGTCGCCTTGTTGCTGGTGGCGTAGCTGGTGCTGTTGCACAGACGGCAATTTATCCATTTGATCTAGTAAAGACACGGTTGCAGACATATGACTGCCTGGATGGAAAAGTTCCTAGAATAGGAGCTTTGACAAGGGATATTTGGGTCAAAGAAGGGACACGGGCTTTCTACAAGGGCTTTTTCCCATCTGTTGTTGGAATCATTCCTTATGCGGGCATAGATCTTGCTGCTTATGAAACACTAAAGGATTTGGCTAAAAAGTTTATACTCCAGGACAATGGTAAGACTTGTAACCTATTGCATCTATAAGTTTGTCTTTTCTTCCTTTTCATGGATGCGTAAACTTATTTGGGTAGCTTTTTtcaaaagctttttttttatttcacttgTAGAACCTGGACCCCTTATGCAATTGGGTTGTGGAACCATATCTGGTGCTGTTGGTGCAACATGTGTTTACCTTTACAGGTTGTGAGGACAAGGTAAGTCATCGATATTGGTTGCCAAACCTTGGTACTGCTCTATTTAATTGTGTATTTGTTTGTTCGTGTACTCTTTTTGGGTACAGAGATGACAATCCTCCCCTCATCTCTTTGTATCAAATTTTCGACCCAcagtcccacatcggaagattaatcaaaTAATAACAAGTTTTTATAGTTAGTTCATCTGATATTAGATAACTGTTTAAAGGTTAAAGTGAATGGGCTTTGGGCTTGCTGTTATGTGAGTCTTAGCCCAGGAGaatatttggaattttttttttaaacttcatagtcgctgttagtaacagcgactttcaactttttaattttttttccccttattcgctgttagtaacagcgacttacccgaggctaggcttggacgtacggaagcttattttgggacataagttttcccgaatcttatatttggaattaagtagataaataatctcatttatttcaaattttcttctaaTAACAACAAATAGTCCAACCAATACAACGTATAAGTATATaagtttttgttttgaaattattttatcaAGAGTCAAGAGTAGATGAGTTTTAATTTAACACGATCTTACCAAGAGACATCTTAAATCAGATTAAATACtccaactaaattaattaaagcATCTATTTTCGTacttaaaatactaatttttaattataagatgTTTAATACATcgttttaaatattaaaatcaacactttaaatattaaaatattcaattttttgaatttgagtTTATTGTTATGAGATTGAGGACCATTAAGATAATCTCATATAAGAACAGCTGGTCTcctgagagactgtctctttggGAGAGGCTCAGCCCAATTAACCTTAATGTCCATTTACTGTATTCTTagtgcctacttacattatcttaatgtctacttgtaatatacttaatgcctatcgaaaaaatacttaaaatgcctacttacaatattcttaatgtcttcCGAGAACCTTAACCTACTACCTACTTACCATAtctttaatacctacttacaatatacttaatgccaacAAGTAAGTATTtaaatacttacaatattctaaatgcttacttacaatacTCTTAATGCATACCGagaaacttactctatactttcctttacggcccgtttggttgatggtaatgaagtaatgggaatgaaatgttgtaatggcaatagtaatgaaggaatggatatgagaattggtaatgaagattcttttgtttggtatgcatgactaaagaatggtaatggaagataatattctattgattgcatttggttgttagtaataaaaaatggtaatgactcttagtttcattattgtatatttgtatctaaaagcattattgtatctaaattattctatctaatgattctttttttaataataatatttttttggataattacatacattaccttttttttcttcatttttttttttcttcagctcgaaacaacattaccttattttattaccacagtaatacttcattaccattaccgcctaataccatgttgtttgatggtaatgaaaatggccatttttggtaatttcattaccttattttattaccatccattaccattgaaggtatccaaacaaccaaaattttcattacttaattttattaccattactgctctctaataccatgtaccaaacgggccgttagacCAATCCAATTGGAGACAatctctcacaacaattatGATATAAGAATTCCTCAATTTTAGTTTTGATAAATACTCCTATTTTTGCTGTTGTGGCTGACTTATTTACAGCGTCAGGCGTTAcctctttctttttcatttGTGGGCCGCAGAATAGAGGAAATAAGACCTTGTCAGCTGGCTGTTGCTTTTGAGCCGGCTGCTAGAGTCTCGGCTGCTTCGTTTTGAATTATCAGCCCAGATgcaattttatcaaaaaaatcataaattaatttttaaaataaaatcacaaaatcTTGTATGAAACGATTATTGTAAATGTGCCTCATACTTGGATTAAATAACCTAATAATAAATACTTTTAGTTTATAGATTTCTTATTTTAAGgttgtctcaccatgagacggttTTATACAAGACAAg from Amaranthus tricolor cultivar Red isolate AtriRed21 chromosome 3, ASM2621246v1, whole genome shotgun sequence includes:
- the LOC130808614 gene encoding auxin-responsive protein IAA9-like isoform X1, translated to MSPPVMGVEGGGQSNDHPLVPSSTSAESGLKEQNYFGLSDCSSVDSSNVVSLSDDHKDSLNFKATELRLGLPGSQSPERDSDLSLLSGSKLDEKPLFPLTPLKDGISSCAQKAAVLGSKRGFSDTEVNWTFKSSGHDSDEPKPGAQVKILSNDGMNAGLSSTPRALQASSKSGISQATPKGLEEVPRSGSGDSAPAAKAQVVGWPPIRSFRKNTLATSSKKADPLFVKVSMNGAPYLRKVDLRTYATYQELSSGLEKMFSCFTLGQCGSNMSETKLRDVLHGSEYVLTYEDKDGDWMLVGDVPWEMFIDTCKRLKIMKGSDAIGLGEELEQCQKLVNV
- the LOC130808614 gene encoding auxin-responsive protein IAA9-like isoform X2, which gives rise to MSPPVMGVEGGGQSNDHPLVPSSTSAESGLKEQNYFGLSDCSSVDSSNVVSLSDDHKDSLNFKATELRLGLPGSQSPERDSDLSLLSGSKLDEKPLFPLTPLKDGISSCAQKAAVLGSKRGFSDTEVNWTFKSSGHDSDEPKPGAQVKILSNDGMNAGLSSTPRALQASSKSGISQATPKGLEEVPRSGSGDSAPAAKAQVVGWPPIRSFRKNTLATSSKKADPLFVKVSMNGAPYLRKVDLRTYATYQELSSGLEKMFSCFTLGQCGSNMSETKLRDVLHGSEYVLTYEDKDGDWMLVGDVPWEMFIDTCKRLKIMKGSDAIGLAPRATEKSKSRN
- the LOC130808566 gene encoding calcium-dependent mitochondrial ATP-magnesium/phosphate carrier protein 3-like — protein: YWERVYLVDIGEQTVVPESVSKHVNASRYLIAGGIAGATSRTATAPLDRLKVVLQIQTKEARIMPEVRKIWKEGKMFAFFRGNGLNVVKVAPESAIRFYTYEFLKGVIMDARGGEKADIGGMGRLVAGGVAGAVAQTAIYPFDLVKTRLQTYDCLDGKVPRIGALTRDIWVKEGTRAFYKGFFPSVVGIIPYAGIDLAAYETLKDLAKKFILQDNGKTCNLLHL